A genomic region of Xiphophorus couchianus chromosome 9, X_couchianus-1.0, whole genome shotgun sequence contains the following coding sequences:
- the LOC114150406 gene encoding cortexin-1-like translates to MLTSSSPLMNAFPFFSTLQPNIPTIQSVCKPCLRAPWRMNDVPTLDYESLMSPASSSLPSSPGNGGSSPPLALVAVDTEQRTALAFVGLLLLFLVFLLVRCFRILLDPYSRMPASSWTDHKEGLERGQFDYALV, encoded by the coding sequence ATGCTGACTTCTTCATCACCTCTCATGAACGCCTTCCCCTTCTTCTCCACACTTCAACCCAACATACCCACCATCCAGTCGGTGTGTAAGCCCTGTCTCCGGGCCCCGTGGAGAATGAACGATGTACCCACCCTGGACTATGAGTCGCTGATGTCCCCGGCCAGCTCCTCGCTGCCCAGCAGTCCAGGCAATGGCGGCAGCAGCCCTCCCCTTGCCTTGGTTGCGGTGGACACAGAGCAGCGTACCGCCTTGGCCTTCGTAGGCCTCCTCCTGCTTTTCTtggtcttcctgctcgtcagaTGCTTCAGGATCCTGCTGGACCCATACAGTCGCATGCCTGCATCATCCTGGACTGACCACAAGGAGGGCCTAGAGAGGGGTCAGTTTGATTATGCACTGGTGTAG